One Malaclemys terrapin pileata isolate rMalTer1 chromosome 7, rMalTer1.hap1, whole genome shotgun sequence genomic region harbors:
- the SEMA4G gene encoding semaphorin-4G — MRRRMAWYLLVLLAAATTGYPSRRSAVDLDATPRTTITYKELSDVRRFSSHALNYTTLLLEDEKGILYVGARGAIFALNSSNIADGSQREIRWEASLEKQNDCLQKGKNNKTECFNHVRLVQRLNDTHLYACGTYAFHPLCAAIDADRFALPPHLEEGKEKCPYDPARGYTGLIVDGGLYTATRYEFRSLPDIRRNLHQRPLKTEESPVHWLNDAEFVASVLVRESVHSPVGDDDKLYYFFMERAAEESASFDKSHVARVARVARVCKSDLGGKKILQRKWTSFMKARLVCYIPYYEVLKGVHSVDGGSWPSTVFYATFTLSAQWRSMEASAVCQYNISELQRAFEGPYMQYQDNTRKWTLYDGEVPAPRPGSCITNRSREDGYRSSQDLPNGVLDFVKLHPLMFEEVKPAWGEPLLVKKNVLYTALVVDRAPALDGQQYDVLFMGTGDGWLHKGVVIGSAVHIVEELQVFGAPQPVESLVISKGQRSVYVGAASGVLQLPLCSCARYGSCYDCILARDPYCAWDGEGCREVAGAADRTQLTQDMQHGREGCWNGSAQAPPVQKNRTVLRGDDVLLPCEQRSNLARAAWLVNGTAGLAAGRGHFRVGVDGLLVTDTLPEHSGDYGCYGEENGLRSPLAAYALTVLPEPPKEQPAPRALPPPHTDRLASPDMKFVYIAVITVLGGLCLVLSAVLLHVSCLQRRKGRYVLGEPRASSVELQTVSANCLGRGREEEELSREDGCLQIIPGEAPTAASPAREMPLAPPPPPPPLPAEFTNGIAALPNVVRKMNGNSYMLLRQEEPSPSPLYNTSFAEELSKLLEKRKHTQLVDKLDESSV; from the exons AGTTGTCCGACGTCCGGCGCTTCAGCAGCCACGCCCTGAACTACACCACCCTGCTGCTGGAGGACGAGAAGGGGATCCTCTATGTGGGAGCGCGAGGGGCCATATTCGCCTTAAACTCCAGCAACATTGCCGACGGTTCCCAGAGGGAG ATCCGGTGGGAGGCGTCTCTGGAGAAGCAGAACGACTGCCTCCAGAAGGGCAAGAACAACAAG ACCGAGTGCTTCAACCACGTCCGGCTCGTGCAGAGGCTGAACGACACCCACCTGTACGCCTGCGGCACCTACGCCTTCCACCCGCTGTGCGCGGCCATC GATGCTGACAGGTTCGCGTTGCCGCCCCACTTGGAGGAGGGCAAGGAGAAGTGCCCGTACGACCCCGCCCGCGGCTACACCGGCCTCATCGTAG ACGGCGGGTTGTACACGGCCACGCGGTACGAGTTCCGCAGCCTGCCAGACATCAGGCGCAACCTGCACCAGCGGCCCCTGAAGACGGAAGAGTCCCCTGTGCACTGGCTAAACG ATGCGGAGTTCGTGGCCTCTGTGCTGGTCCGGGAAAGCGTGCACAGCCCCGTGGGGGACGACGACAAGCTCTACTACTTCTTCATGGAGCGGGCGGCCGAGGAGAGCGCCTCCTTTGACAAGAGCCATGTGGCCAGGGTGGCCAGGGTGGCGCGGGTGTGCAAG AGCGACCTGGGTGGGAAGAAGATCCTGCAGCGGAAATGGACGTCATTCATGAAGGCCCGGCTGGTCTGCTATATCCCCTACTACGAAGTGCTCAAGGGCGTGCACAGCGTGGACGGGGGCAGCTGGCCCAGCACCGTCTTCTACGCCACGTTCACCTTGTCGGCTCAGTG GAGGAGCATGGAGGCATCCGCCGTCTGCCAGTACAACATCTCTGAGCTGCAGAGGGCTTTCGAGGGCCCCTACATGCAATACCAGGACAACACCCGCAAATGGACCCTCTACGACGGGGAGGtgccggccccgcggccgggctct TGCATCACCAACCGCTCCCGTGAGGACGGCTACCGCTCCTCCCAGGACCTGCCCAACGGCGTGCTGGATTTCGTCAAGCTGCACCCGCTGATGTTCGAGGAGGTGAAGCCGGCGTGGGGGGAGCCCCTGCTGGTGAAGAAGAACGTGCTCTACACGGCCCTGGTGGTGGACAGGGCGCCGGCCCTGGACGGCCAGCAGTACGACGTGCTCTTCATGGGGACGG GTGACGGCTGGCTGCACAAGGGGGTGGTGATCGGCTCCGCCGTACACATCGTGGAGGAGCTGCAGGTCTTCGGGGCCCCCCAGCCCGTGGAAAGCCTGGTGATCTCCAAAGGCCAG AGAAGCGTGTACGTGGGGGCTGCCAGCGGAGTCCTGCAGCTCCCCCTGTGCAGCTGCGCCAGGTACGGCTCCTGCTACGACTGCATCCTGGCCCGGGACCCCTACTGCGCCTGGGACGgcgagggctgcagggaggtggccGGCGCTGCGGACAG GACCCAGCTGACCCAGGACATGCAGCACGGCAGGGAGGGCTGCTGGAACGGCTCCGCCCAGG cgccccccgtGCAGAAGAACCGGACGGTGCTGCGGGGCGACGACGTGCTGCTGCCGTGCGAGCAGCGCTCCAACCTGGCGCGGGCCGCGTGGCTGGTGAACGGCACGGCCGGGCTGGCGGCCGGGCGGGGCCACTTCCGGGTGGGGGTGGACGGGCTGCTGGTGACGGACACCCTGCCGGAGCACAGCGGCGACTACGGCTGCTACGGGGAGGAGAACGGCCTGCGCTCCCCGCTGGCCGCCTACGCCCTGACGGTGCTGCCGGAGCCGCCCAAGGAGCAGCCGGCGCCCAGGGCCCTGCCGCCCCCCCACACCGACCGCCTGGCCTCCCCCGACATGAAGTTCGTCTACATCGCGGTGATCACGGTGCTGGGCGGGCTCTGCCTGGTGCTGAGTGCCGTGCTGCTTCACGTCTCCTGCCTGCAGCGCCGCAAGGGCAGGTACGTGCTGGGCGAGCCCCGCGCCTCCTCCGTGGAGCTGCAGACGGTCTCGGCCAACTGCCTGGGCAGGggccgggaggaggaggagctgagccgGGAGGACGGCTGCCTGCAGATCATCCCGGGTGAGGCCCCCACGGCGGCGTCCCCGGCCAGGGAGATGCCCCtggcgcccccgcccccgcccccgccgctcCCGGCCGAGTTCACCAACGGCATCGCCGCCCTGCCCAACGTGGTGCGCAAGATGAACGGCAACAGCTACATGCTGCTGCGGCAGGAGGAGCCCAGCCCCTCGCCCCTCTACAACACCTCCTTCGCCGAGGAGCTGAGTAAGCTCCTGGAGAAGCGCAAACACACGCAGCTGGTGGACAAGCTGGACGAGAGCTCCGTGTAG